The Kribbella amoyensis genomic sequence CGCCGACGATCCGGATCCCCAGCCCCGGGCCGGGGAACGGGTGCCGGTAGACCATCGACTCCGGCAGCCCGAGCGCCAGCCCGAGCTCGCGGACCTCGTCCTTGAACAGCGTCCGCAGCGGCTCGATCAGCGCGAACTGCAGGTCGTCCGGCAGGCCGCCGACGTTGTGGTGCGACTTGATGTTCGCCGCGCCGGTCCCGCCGCCGGACTCGACCACGTCCGGGTACAGCGTGCCCTGGACCAGGAACTCGATGTGCCGCTCGGCGTCCAGCTTGCGGGCGGTCGCCTCGAAGGTCCGGATGAACTCCCGGCCGATGATCTTGCGCTTCTGCTCCGGGTCGGTGACGCCGGCCAGCGCGGTCAGGAACCGCTCCTCCGCGTCGACCACCTCCAGCCGGGCCCCGGTGACGGCGACGAAGTCCTTCTCGACCTGGTCGGACTCACCGGCGCGCTGCAGCCCGTGGTCGACGTACACGCAGGTCAGCTGGTCGCCGATCGCCTTGCTCACCAGCGCCGCGGCGACCGCCGAGTCGACGCCGCCGGACAACGCGCAGAGCACCTGCTTGTCCCCGACCTGCTGCCGGATCAGCTCGACCTGCTCGTCGACGACGTTCGTGGTGGTCCAGTCACCGGTACAGCCGGCCAGGTCGTAGAGGAAGTGTTCGAGCACCGCCTGACCGGCCTGCGAGTGCAACACCTCCGGGTGCCACTGGACGCCGGCCAACTTGCGGTCCACGTCCTCGAACGCGGCGACCGGCGCGCCCTCCGACGCGGCCAGCACGGTGAACCCGACCGGCGGCGCGTGCACGGCGTCCCCGTGCGACATCCAGACGTTCAGGTCGGTGGGGATCCCGGCCAGCAGCGTGCCCGCGTCGCCCACGGTCACCGGGGTCCGGCCGAACTCGCGCAGCCCGGTCCGCCGGACGTCGCCGCCGAGCGTCTGGGCCATCGCCTGGAACCCGTAGCAGATCCCGAACGCGGGCACCCCGGCCTCGAACAGCGCCGACTCCACCCGCGGCGCACCCTCGGCGTACACGGACTGCGGTCCGCCGGACAGGATGATCGCCTTCGGGGAACGCGCCAGCATCTCCTCGACCGGCATCGAGTGCGGCACGATCTCGGAGTACACCTTCGCCTCACGGACCCGGCGTGCGATCAGCTGCGCGTACTGCGCCCCGAAGTCGACGACGAGAACGAGGTCATGCTCTGCTGCGGTCACGCGGCCCAGGGTATCGGTGCAGGTCAGCCGGGTCGTAATCAGCGCCGGACCAGCAACCGGGACGGTGCCCGGAACGACAGCAGCTCGAGCATCGGCGGCGGCTCCTCCACCAACCGGACCGCGGCCAGCAACGGCTCCGCGCGCTCCACCGCGACCCGTGCCTCCAGCCGAGCCAGCCCGGCCCCGAGACACCGGTGCAGACCGATCCCGAAGGCCAGGTCAGCCGGTCCCCCATGACCGGTGAGCCCGAGCAATACCGGTGCGTCCGCGGGGAGTTCCACCTCGCCGACAGACACCGGTACCGCGGTCACCCGCCGCCACGTCGGTACGGAGGACGCCTCCGCCAGCACCTGCTCCACCGGGTTCTCCGCGGGCTCGGTGAGCATCCGGTGGAACGCGGTGGAGATCAGCTGGCTCGTCGTCTCCTGCCCCGCGATCAGCAGGAAGTACGCGACGGCGCAGATCTCCTCGTCGGTCAGCCCGAGCCCGGCCAGTACGCCGAAGAGGTCGTCCCCCGCGAGCCGCCGCGCCGCCTCGGTCCGCGTCCGGAGCCAGCCGTAGAACTCGGCCGCGCTGTGGGCCAGCTCCAGCTGACGGTCCTCCCCGGGCCATCCCCAGAACAGCTCCAGCGAGTCCCGGCTCCACGCCTTCAACGCCGGTACGTCGACGTCGCGCACGCCGAGCATCTCCAGGACGACCAGCGCAGGTGGTTCCGCGGCGATGGTCTCGACCAGGTCCACCGGGCCCGAGTCGAGCAACTCCCAGGCCGCATCGACGCGCTCGGAGACCAGCCGCCGGGTGAACGGCTCGATCGCGGCCACCCGAGCCGGACTGAAGAACCGCGCGACCGCCGCCCGAATCGGCCGATGCGACGGCCCCGCGTTGTTCGCCAATGTCGGCGGCAACGCGAACCCGACCGAGGACAGCACCCGCAACGCCTTCACCGACAACGGGGTATGAGCCACGAGCGCGTTGTCCGGCCGGAACGTCTCCGGATCCAGCAGCACCCCACGGACCTCGCCCGGGTCGTCGACGACCCATATCCCGAGCTCTTCGTCGAACCGAGCCGGGCAACTGGACACCTGGCCGAGCTTACGGGACCGCTCCTGAAACACTGTTCCCGCTCCTAGAACACTGTGTCAGAGCCGGATCAGGTCAGCGTCGAACCAGGTCGGCGCCGAGGCCGTGAACTCCGCCTGGGAGAGCCGCCCCGCCCCGGCCGGAACGCGCCCGATGACCGGAACTCCGGTGGTCGCGGCCAGGTCTTCGAGGTTGCACCGCTCGGCCAGATCGGGGTCCGCCGGCCAGGATCCGACGACCAGGCCCTCGACCGGGAGATTCCGGGCGCGCAAGGCTTCGACGGTCAGGCCGGTGTGGTTCAGCGTGCCGAGCCCGGCCCGGGTCACCACCACGAAGGCGAACGGGCCGGCCAGGTGAGCGGCCAGGTCCCCGAGATGGCGGCCGTCGTCGTCGAGACCGACCAGCAGTCCCCCGGCCCCTTCGACGAGGACGAGGTCGTGGGTCCGGGCCAGATCGTCGACGAACTTCGCGTGCGACTCGACGGACGGCAGCGGTACGCCCTCCCGGCGAGCGGCGGTCGTCGGGGCGAGAGGATCACGCAACCGGATGCCCTCGTGCAACTCGGTCCGACCGGTGAGGCGCCGTACCTCGGCCAGATCGCCCGGCTCGTCCGGCCCGACCCCGGTCTGCGCCGGTTTGACCACGGCCACCGACCCGGCGGCCCGCGCAGCGAGAGCAGCGGTCACCACGGTCTTCCCGACCTCGGTATCGGTCCCGGTCACCAGCAGGATCTTGGTCACCGGCCGAGTCTAGGCTCGCCGGATTCGCCGCCTGCTTTCGCGCCTGGGGCGTACCTCGTGCCCTGCCGGCGCGAGGTCCTCGGGTGACCCTAGGGACTGGCCCTAGGGACGAGTAGCCGTCCGGACACGCATGGTAGGGGCACCGCTCACCCAGGGGAGGAACGATGGGCCTTCGCGTCCCCGTGCACGTGTTCTCGACCGATTCCATCTCGCGCGCCGGGCTGGAGAGCCAGCTCCGGTTCCAGCCCGACATCCACGTCGTCGGCGCCGAGCAACTGGGCGGGGAGGTGGTGGCGGTGGTCGCCGCCGAGTCGCCGGACCCGGCCACCCTCGACGCCGTCGCCGACCTGCGGCGCCGCGGTGTCGACAAGCTCGTCCTGGTGGTGGCCGCTCTCAACGACGCCGACCTGATCGCGGTGATCGAGGCCGGTGTGAGTGCCCTGATCCGCCGCCCCGAGGTGAGTCCGGAGCGACTCTCCGACCTGGTCCGGCGGGCCGCGGCCGGCGAGGCCGAGCTACCGGCCGACCTGCTCACCCGGCTGTTCCGGCAGGTCTCGCACATGCAGAACGACGTCCTGACGCCGCGCGGTCTCCGGCTCGCCGGGCTGTCGCCACGGGAGACCGCGATCCTCAAACTCGTGGCCGAGGGCTACGACACCGACGAGATCGCCGCCCGGTTGAGCTACTCGCCGCGCACCGTCAAGAACGTCCTGCACGGCGTCACCACCCGGTTCCAGCTCCGCAACCGGTCCCACGCGGTGGCCTACGCGTTGAAGGAAGGGCTGATCTGACGCTATGAGGTCAGTTGCCCGGAGAACGACACCGACGGCGTGCACCGGTCGGACCCGGCCGCCGGCGCGGTGCAGTTGACCGTGACCGCCACCTGTTCTCCTGGTGCGGCGGTGAGCGCCTGCAGGTAGTGGTAGTCGAGGTCCCGGAAGTTCGCCAGCCCGGTCTCCAGGACGATGTTCCGGCCGATCAGGATGCGCAGGATGCCGGTGTCGCCCCGCGGGTTCTGCAGGACCAGGTCGGTGATGCGGACGGTCTTGCGCGGCGGCGCCGAGTACGTGAAGGACTGGAACGAGCCGTCGGTCACCGCCTTGGCCCCGGTCGCGATCCGGAAGCTCAGCGGGACCGGACCGGTCGGCGTCACCGAAGGTTTGGCGCTCGGGGTGGTTCCGGCGGTGGGCTTCGTACTGCTGCCCGGCTTCGTACCCGGCGTCGTCTGTCCTCCGTTGCCGTCCGGTGCGCCAGGGGTCGGGCTGATTCCGGCGGCCCGCTGTGCGACCGTCGCGGCGGCCGTCGCCTGGTCGGCCGCGCTGCTCGCTTTCGAGGCGGCGGTCTCGGCCCGTGCGACCTGTTGCTGAGCCTGGTCGGTCGCCACCGACTGCACCGCCGGTTTCAGCAAGGCGAACCAGGCGGCGACCGCGGCGACGACCAGGACGGCACCGGCGGCGAGTGCGGGCAACAGCCACTTCGGCATCAGCTGTTCCTGCTGTACGACCCCGGTGGTCGTCACCGGCTCGTCCCCGGCAGGTTTCGCCACGACCTCGAACGCCAGCAGCTTCGGCTGTCCCCGCCAGAACCGGCGGTGCGGCGCCGCGGTCAGCTTGACGATCGTCGCCGTCCCCGGCGCGGTCGTGATCTCCGGGTGGTCGGCGAGGAGCCGCAGCTCGTCCTCCGGATCACGCAGGCCGATCGTCACCGCGGTCTCCTCGTTGCCGAGGTTGTCCACGGCCAGCCGGAACTTCGCCCGGCGCCGGGCCCGGCGCTTGGCGGGCACCAGCTCGGTGACGATCTCCCGGTACGGCGCGACTTCGACCGCTCCTTCCGTCACCACGGACGTCTCCGGGTCCTCCCGCGAGCGGACGCGGACACCGAACTCGTGCCGGCCGGCGGTCACCTCGGCGGACCTGGGCGGCGCGAAGATGATCGAGGCCGTCGCGCTGCTCCCGGGCATCAGGTTGACGGTGGCCGGCTCGATCGTGACCCAGTCGCCGCTCGGCCCGACCAGGCCGACCGAGAACTGGTCGACCAGCCGGCCGGTGTTGGTGATCCCAAGCTCGCACTGCCCGGTGTCACCGGGGGCGACCGCGAGCGATGTCGTCGACAACGAAACCGTGGCTGCCATACCGACCAGCGTGACCGCCGGACCGGCCGCCCGGGCAGCATCGGCAGGCTAGCCCCGAGCGTCACGAACGCTGCCCGATCGGGCGGCGGCCACCGCCCGATGACTCCCGCGATCGGGCAGCCGGACGACGCCCGGCGAACCTACGATCGAGAACGCCCGTCGATCAAGGGGGAACCGTGCTGAACCGTCGGTCCGGGCGCCTCTTCCTCGCCCTCGCCCTTCTGCTGGTCCCGGTCGCGGTGACGACAGCACCGACCGCTGCCGCCACTTCGCGAGGAACCACCGAGGTGGTCTCGCTCGGTGCCGACGGCGCCGACTCCGCCGGATCGGCGCTCTCACCAGCGCTGTCGGCCGACGGCAGCCAGGTCGCCTTCGCGTCGCGGGCCGCACTGGATCCAGTCGTCCGCGGCGGAACGGACGCGCCGTACAACGTCTATGTCCGCGATCGGCGAGCTCCAGGCAGGACTGTGCTGATCAGCCGGGCTCTGCAGGCGACGTACATCGTTGCCCGTGGCTCGTCTGCCCCGCTCCGAGCCACCGCCACACCCGAGGAAGGAGGCAACCGCGACAGTCTGCACCCGACCGTGTCCGCCACCGGCCGGTACGTCGCCTTCGAGAGCATCGCCGACAACCTCCGGGACAACTTCGGCCGGGCGGAGCGGCGCGTCGTCGTCTGCGACCGCGATCCGGACGGTGACGGGGTCTTCGACGAACTGCGGCCGGACGGGATCATGGACTTCGGTTACCTCTACCTCGGGTCGGACCCGGCCGATCCGCAGGTCACCACCGGGTCCGAACCGAGCCTGTCGGCGGACGGCACCGTGATCGCCTGGCGCGAGATGTTGCCTGGCGCAACCACTGCCCGTGTCGCCGTCACCCGGCTGGTCCAGGATCCACAGGGCCGCCCGCTGCCGCCCGACCCCGACGGGT encodes the following:
- a CDS encoding response regulator transcription factor, which codes for MGLRVPVHVFSTDSISRAGLESQLRFQPDIHVVGAEQLGGEVVAVVAAESPDPATLDAVADLRRRGVDKLVLVVAALNDADLIAVIEAGVSALIRRPEVSPERLSDLVRRAAAGEAELPADLLTRLFRQVSHMQNDVLTPRGLRLAGLSPRETAILKLVAEGYDTDEIAARLSYSPRTVKNVLHGVTTRFQLRNRSHAVAYALKEGLI
- the guaA gene encoding glutamine-hydrolyzing GMP synthase, giving the protein MTAAEHDLVLVVDFGAQYAQLIARRVREAKVYSEIVPHSMPVEEMLARSPKAIILSGGPQSVYAEGAPRVESALFEAGVPAFGICYGFQAMAQTLGGDVRRTGLREFGRTPVTVGDAGTLLAGIPTDLNVWMSHGDAVHAPPVGFTVLAASEGAPVAAFEDVDRKLAGVQWHPEVLHSQAGQAVLEHFLYDLAGCTGDWTTTNVVDEQVELIRQQVGDKQVLCALSGGVDSAVAAALVSKAIGDQLTCVYVDHGLQRAGESDQVEKDFVAVTGARLEVVDAEERFLTALAGVTDPEQKRKIIGREFIRTFEATARKLDAERHIEFLVQGTLYPDVVESGGGTGAANIKSHHNVGGLPDDLQFALIEPLRTLFKDEVRELGLALGLPESMVYRHPFPGPGLGIRIVGEVTKDRLEILRAADLIARTELTAAGLDRDIWQFPVVLLADVRSVGVQGDGRTYGHPIVLRPVTSEDAMTADWARLPYDVLEKISTRITNEVDEINRVTLDITSKPPGTIEWE
- a CDS encoding cytochrome P450, whose amino-acid sequence is MSSCPARFDEELGIWVVDDPGEVRGVLLDPETFRPDNALVAHTPLSVKALRVLSSVGFALPPTLANNAGPSHRPIRAAVARFFSPARVAAIEPFTRRLVSERVDAAWELLDSGPVDLVETIAAEPPALVVLEMLGVRDVDVPALKAWSRDSLELFWGWPGEDRQLELAHSAAEFYGWLRTRTEAARRLAGDDLFGVLAGLGLTDEEICAVAYFLLIAGQETTSQLISTAFHRMLTEPAENPVEQVLAEASSVPTWRRVTAVPVSVGEVELPADAPVLLGLTGHGGPADLAFGIGLHRCLGAGLARLEARVAVERAEPLLAAVRLVEEPPPMLELLSFRAPSRLLVRR
- the bioD gene encoding dethiobiotin synthase, producing MTKILLVTGTDTEVGKTVVTAALAARAAGSVAVVKPAQTGVGPDEPGDLAEVRRLTGRTELHEGIRLRDPLAPTTAARREGVPLPSVESHAKFVDDLARTHDLVLVEGAGGLLVGLDDDGRHLGDLAAHLAGPFAFVVVTRAGLGTLNHTGLTVEALRARNLPVEGLVVGSWPADPDLAERCNLEDLAATTGVPVIGRVPAGAGRLSQAEFTASAPTWFDADLIRL